The following are encoded together in the Neospora caninum Liverpool complete genome, chromosome IV genome:
- a CDS encoding c8orf53 homolog, related yields the protein MGKAKKTRKFAAVKRRINPKDERLKKDDEKKALREAKKKQREETIREHVQANSSMFFLYNTNLVPPYQVIVDTNFVNAAVQIKTDVIKGLMDCLVAKCIPCITDCAVAELEKLGHRYRLALALAKDRRFKRLTCCHPGTYADDCIVRRVTEHKCYLVATNDKDLKRRIRKIPGVPIIYVKNHKFAVERLPDAIASVPSASKRFPPVQDRGNDARVRLGRILDESNQKDRRGRDNAKKETEPAREDAEEEEEEERDEAREEESEEEREEEGEEESDEESDEESDEESDEEREEDREEDREEESEEEREEEREEELDLEMREFRGQETGFFEPREHVVGKGKETVFQSAVESLGQEG from the exons ATG ggcaaggcgaagaagacgcggaagttTGCAGCCGTGAAAAGGCGCATCAACCCAAAGGACGAGAGACT gaagaaagacgacgagaagaaggctttgcgggaggcgaagaaaaaacagagagaagagaccaTTCGAGAACA TGTGCAGGCGAACAGCAGCATGTTTTTCCTCTATAACACGAACCTCGTCCCGCCCTACCAAGTGATCGTCGACACAAACTTCGTCAACGCAGCTGTCCAGATCAAGACGGACGTGATCAAGGGTCTGATGGACTGCCTCGTCGCCAAGT GCATTCCGTGCATCACGGATTGCGCGGTAGCCGAGTTGGAAAAGCTCGGGCACCGCTaccgcctcgccctcgctctcgcgaaAGACCGACGATTCAAGCGCCTGACTTGCTGCCACCCTGGGACGTACGCCGACGACTGCATTGTTCGTCGCGTCACAGAG CACAAGTGCTACCTTGTAGCAACGAACGACAAAGACTTGAAGCGGCGCATTCGGAAGATCCCCGGTGTCCCAATCATCTACGTGAAAAACCACAAATTTGCAGTCGAACGGTTGCCAGACGCTATCGCCTCCGTTCCTTCGGCTTCGAA GAGGTTCCCGCCCGTTCAGGATCGCGGGAATGATGCGCGGGTCCGCTTGGGGCGGATACTCGATGAGTCT AACCAAAAGGATCGCCGGGGCCGAGACAAcgcaaaaaaggagacagagccagcgcgggaagacgccgaagaagaggaggaagaagagagggacgaagcgagagaagaagagagcgaagaagagagagaagaggagggagaagaagagagcgacgaagagagcgacgaagagagcgacgaagagagcgacgaagagagagaagaagacagagaagaagacagagaagaagagagcgaagaggagagagaagaagagagagaagaggagttGGACCTGGAGATGAGAGAGTTTCGCGGACAAGAGACTGGATTCTTTGAACCAAGGGAGCACGTGGtggggaagggaaaagaaaccgTTTTCCAAAGTGCGGTGGAAAGTCTGGGCCAGGAGGGATAA
- a CDS encoding putative synaptosomal-associated protein 25: MNPLQSAVVSSLGFPRVSRSASTRFFHSSSVTRVNLEAVCGVARLAPEARRACCEMSWGWRASDSPPPEPDPRRVRKAREAGQPPPYPQSADGASAPAYVHPPAWQGPTRSHHVPYASSYAPGYPSPPSSEASPYWEDHQRMQTVQHAPGRDRRDRVRQLEGECLDSLQSSLRVVAETNEVSQRTAVQLDAQSEQLRGIKNTTEDIHADLQTSDYLLKGMKTWWGSFTQLFTSPPAPRSAAGVSSAERKAGTRKGENRPEREREEAAAQEERRQQRLVQAHRARTSDFDARLEGDLEKLSVMVGPVNPEKDEHQNGGVRSLRVCTGTAGWGLEELHGRAVQMNGALQEQNSLLDEINQNVDANQQTLERQRQTMQKIIKKG, translated from the exons ATGAACCCGCTCCAGAGCGCtgttgtctcttcccttggtttcccgcgcgtctcgcggtCTGCGTCGACCCGCTTTTTCCATTCCTCTTCCGTCAC GCGCGTGAACCTCGAGGCGGTCTGCGGCGTGGCGCGCCTGGCCCCGGAAGCCCGCCGAGCCTGCtg CGAAATGAGTTGGGGTTGGAGAGCAAGcgactcgccgcctccggagCCCGACCCCCGCCGGGtgagaaaggcgcgagag GCTGGGCAGCCTCCGCCGTATCCTCAGTCAGCAGATGGCGCCTCCGCTCCAgcgtacgtacacccgcCTGCGTGGCAGGGGCCTACGCGCTCCCACCACGTTCCCTACGCGTCTTCCTACGCTCCCGGATatccctcgccgccttcgtccgaggcgtctccgtaCTGGGAAGACCAtcaacgcatgcagactgTGCAGCATGCGcccgggagagacaggcgcgacCGCGTCCGGCAGCTCGAGGGCGAGTGTCTAGACAGCCTGCAGTCGTCTCTGCGAGTGGTGGCGGAAACCAATGAGGTCTCACAGCGCACCGCAGTTCAACTGGATGCGCAGTCTG AGCAGCTCCGGGGCATAAAAAACACGACGGAAGACATTCACGCGGATCTTCAGACTTCGGACTACTTGCTTAAAGGCATGAAGACTTGGTGGGGTTCCTTCACGCAGCTGTTCACTtcgccgcccgcgccgcgATCCGCGGCTGGCGTCTccagcgcagagaggaaggctggcacgcgaaaaggcgagaacagaccggagagggaacgcgaagaagcagccgctcaggaagaaaggagacagcagagactcGTGCAAGCTCACCGAGCACGCACAAGCGACTTCGACGCTCGACTGGAAGGAGACCTCGAAAAGCTTTCTGTCATGGTGGGCCCTGTCAACccagagaaggacgagcaCCAAAACGGGGGAGTCAGAAGTCTCCGCGTTTGCACGGGGACAGCAGGATGGGga CTGGAAGAGCTCCACGGCCGGGCTGTTCAGATGAACGGCGCGTTACAGGAGCAGAATAGCTTGCTCGACGAGATCAACCAGAACGTCGACGCGAACCAGCAGactctggagagacagcggcagaCGATGCAGAAGATCATAAAGAAAGGCTAG